One window of Dermacentor andersoni chromosome 7, qqDerAnde1_hic_scaffold, whole genome shotgun sequence genomic DNA carries:
- the LOC126533048 gene encoding uncharacterized protein, whose amino-acid sequence MRLVLANGLFWGNALVAVLAVGIALLGASYGVRWKRHILALMPGHHLSLVSLFMAGSGCVLLVVSAFGLCISWRLRRRDGAKEGGLSAERGARGCAVYNAMALVVIANVVLSALVVHRYVMRARQDVDEDLKYAMYQYFVDASSRDKLDSLHREFKCCGVRNYTDWTMATTGADLAGKGRMVAASSSARTFVPRTCCVVESSAGACLKYHEQGCRDVLVDYLNMLMPSVLFCAICVAVWLSTMMLTSHRLRRILLENPNI is encoded by the exons ATGCGGCTCGTGCTGGCCAACGGGCTCTTCTGGGGCAACGCCCTGGTCGCCGTCCTGGCGGTGGGCATCGCGCTGCTCGGCGCCAGCTATGGAGTCCGATGGAAGAGGCACATCCTTGCCCTCATGCCAGGACATCACCTATCGCTG GTCTCCCTCTTCATGGCGGGCAGCGGCTGCGTGCTGCTCGTGGTGAGCGCCTTCGGCCTGTGCATCTCGTGGCGACTGCGCAGGCGCGACGGCGCCAAGGAGGGCGGCCTGTCGGCCGAGCGCGGCGCGCGCGGCTGCGCCGTCTACAACGCCATGGCGCTCGTGGTCATCGCCAACGTGGTGCTGAGCGCGCTCGTCGTGCACCGGTACGTGATGCGCGCCCGGCAGGACGTGGACGAGGACCTCAAGTACGCCATGTACCAGTACTTCGTGGACGCCTCGTCGCGCGACAAGCTCGACAGCTTGCACCGCGAGTTCAAGTGCTGCGGCGTCCGCAACTACACGGACTGGACCATGGCCACCACGGGCGCCGACCTGGCAGGAAAGGGACGCAT GGTGGCGGCCAGCTCGTCGGCGCGCACGTTCGTGCCTCGCACGTGCTGCGTGGTGGAGAGTTCGGCCGGCGCATGCCTCAAGTACCACGAGCAAGGCTGCCGGGACGTGCTCGTCGACTACCTCAACATGCTCATGCCGTCCGTGCTCTTCTGCGCCATATGCGTCGCCGTCTGGCTC